CAGAACCGCTCGTTGGTTGGACTGGGCAAAGGTGTATTCACCAAAGAAATAGAAATTGCCCTCTTAACCGGCGACATCGATCTCGCTGTCCACAGTTTGAAAGACCTCCCGACAGAATTGCCAGAAGGGCTTTGCATTGCCGCCATCCCGACGCGAGAAGACCCGCGCGATGTCCTCGTCACAGATACAGGAGTGCCCTTAGAAGACTTGCCGGAAGGCGCGAAGATCGGTACCACAAGCCCACGCCGAAAGGCGCAGCTCCTTCATATTCGTCCAGATCTACGAGTTGTTGACGTACGCGGCAATATTGATACTCGGTTGCGCAAACTTCACGAAACCGATCTCGACGGAATCATTCTCGCCGCAGCAGGCATCAAACGCCTCCTCGAACCAGAAATTATCACACAATTCTTTGACACGGAACAGATGGTCCCAGCGGTCGGGCAAGGCGCACTAGCGATCGAAGTGCGAGAAGGAGACGGTCGGGTCGAAAAACTGCTTCTACCGCTGAATGATGCTTCAGCAACGGCAGAAATTACAGCAGAAAGGACTGTTTTGGAAAGCCTCGGCGGCGGATGCCAAGTACCGATTGGTGCGCATGCGAAACATGTCGATGGTCAACTCTCACTCATGGGTGCCGTCTGCCACCCAGAAGGGACTCGACGTATTGTGGCGAGCACCACGGGAACACCAGATACAGCACAGCACTTGGGCGGCGTTGTTGCCGAAAAACTCCGAAATAGCGGGGCAACTGAGCTGTTGAAAGCACAGGAGAGCGATAAATGAACAAACCGAGCACAGGGATTGTTTACATCGTTGGTGCTGGTCCGGGCGATAGAAAACTCATCACGCTCAAAGGTGTGGAATGCCTTCAGCGCGCCGATGTCGTCATTTATGACCTGTTGCTAAACGACAGCCTGTTGGAACATTGCCCCGCGCACACCGAAAAAATCAAGGCACCCGATCCGAGAATCCGAGCAACACGCCAAGATGAACTCAACCATTTACTAATTGAACACGCCCAAGCCGGCAAAACCGTGGTTCGTCTCAAAGGCGGCGATCCCTATATCTTCGGACGCGGTGGTGAAGAAGCAGTGGCTCTCACCGAAGTCGGTATTCCTTTCGAGGTCGTTCCGGGTATTACATCTGCGATTGCCGCATCCGCGTATGCGGGCATTCCGGTTACACATCGCGATTATGCCTCATCGGTCGCCTTTGTCACGGGACATTCCGCCGCACTACGTCCAGATTCAAACATCAATTGGGCACACCTCGCCACAGCCGTTGATACGCTCGTTGTCTACATGGGGGTCGCACACCTCCGTCAGATTGTGGAACGGCTGATAGCACACGGTAGAGATCCGCAAACACCCGTCAGTTTAGTCCGCGTCGGAACAACACCCCAACAGCAGGTTGTCCAAGGCACACTTACCGACATTGTGCAAAAAGTGGAAGCAGTACAACTCAAAAGTCCGGCGGTTATCGTTGTCGGAGAAGTGAACCGGCTACGCCAACAACTCCGCTGGTTTGACACCAAACCCCTCTTTGGGAAGCGGATACTCGTCACACGCGCACGCGCACAGGCAAGTGATTTCGCAGACCTGTTAGAGGCAAACGGCGCAGAGGTCATCCAATTCCCGACGATAAAGATTCAACCTATCGAGGACGTGAACATACCCGCTCCTAACACATACGATTGGGTTATCTTCACGAGTGTCAACGCCGTTGAGATTTTCTATGAACGTCTACGAGAAAACGGAAAGGATGCACGCGCGTTCGGTGGGAGCAACGTCTGCGCAGTCGGCGCGAAAACGGTGGATGCCCTGAATCACATCGGAATCCAGCCCGATTTTGTTCCTTCTCATTCCCGCGGAAGTGCTATTGCCTCTGAAATGACAGACGTCAACGGAAAGAAAGTTCTCCTGCCACGTGCGAAAATTGCCACTCCCGATCTGCCCAATAGTTTGCGTCAGAAGGGTGCCCAGGTCGATGACGTCCCACTCTACGATACCCTCAAAGTGGCAAGCGATGGCGATAAAAGCCGCGACGAAATCGAAGTAGCCCTTTTGAACGGCAGTATAGACTTCGTCACGTTTACCAGTTCCTCAACGGTTACGAACTTCTTAGAGATGTTGCCGGCACATGCCCCCACGCACTTACTCGCGAATGTCAAGGTTGCCGTGATCGGGCCAACGACCCAGAAAACGGCACTATCGCGTGATGTACGGGTTGATGTGGTTGCAAAGGAGGCATCCGTCGAGAGTCTTGTAGAAGCAATTGTTGAAGCATGATTTAACAGATACGCGAAACTGATGTGTAAGAGTAGTGTTATAGCCGGGCATTGTCCCGCAAGTCCACACGCGACTTGCGCATGGTTTCCCTACTACAAACAAAATCTATCCCGATTTCGGGGTGGAAAAAGCAAAAGGAGATTACATTATGAAAAACCAAAATTTCTGTTATAGCGTACTCGTTTGCTTACTCATGCTGAGTGTTAC
The genomic region above belongs to Candidatus Poribacteria bacterium and contains:
- the cobA gene encoding uroporphyrinogen-III C-methyltransferase, translating into MNKPSTGIVYIVGAGPGDRKLITLKGVECLQRADVVIYDLLLNDSLLEHCPAHTEKIKAPDPRIRATRQDELNHLLIEHAQAGKTVVRLKGGDPYIFGRGGEEAVALTEVGIPFEVVPGITSAIAASAYAGIPVTHRDYASSVAFVTGHSAALRPDSNINWAHLATAVDTLVVYMGVAHLRQIVERLIAHGRDPQTPVSLVRVGTTPQQQVVQGTLTDIVQKVEAVQLKSPAVIVVGEVNRLRQQLRWFDTKPLFGKRILVTRARAQASDFADLLEANGAEVIQFPTIKIQPIEDVNIPAPNTYDWVIFTSVNAVEIFYERLRENGKDARAFGGSNVCAVGAKTVDALNHIGIQPDFVPSHSRGSAIASEMTDVNGKKVLLPRAKIATPDLPNSLRQKGAQVDDVPLYDTLKVASDGDKSRDEIEVALLNGSIDFVTFTSSSTVTNFLEMLPAHAPTHLLANVKVAVIGPTTQKTALSRDVRVDVVAKEASVESLVEAIVEA
- the hemC gene encoding hydroxymethylbilane synthase, whose amino-acid sequence is MHNSLVIGTRGSQLALWQAQFVKNQLERHFPTLEVSLKIIKTTGDTIQNRSLVGLGKGVFTKEIEIALLTGDIDLAVHSLKDLPTELPEGLCIAAIPTREDPRDVLVTDTGVPLEDLPEGAKIGTTSPRRKAQLLHIRPDLRVVDVRGNIDTRLRKLHETDLDGIILAAAGIKRLLEPEIITQFFDTEQMVPAVGQGALAIEVREGDGRVEKLLLPLNDASATAEITAERTVLESLGGGCQVPIGAHAKHVDGQLSLMGAVCHPEGTRRIVASTTGTPDTAQHLGGVVAEKLRNSGATELLKAQESDK